A single Lactuca sativa cultivar Salinas chromosome 8, Lsat_Salinas_v11, whole genome shotgun sequence DNA region contains:
- the LOC111882774 gene encoding probable calcium-binding protein CML25 → MGLTNLFNRKKNNGKDKSIVEETNPSKTTPVVSPVNSFDSRLRIEEELEHVFKKFDVNGDGKISSSELGSIMGSLGHRPSDEELDRMIVEVDADGDGFIDLGEFIELNTKGIDSSELLENLKNAFSVFDIDKNGAITADELQNVLGSLGEECTIGECRKMIAGVDQDGDGKISFDEFKVMMMMGSRFGEIESISS, encoded by the coding sequence ATGGGTTTGACGAATCTATTCAATCGGAAGAAGAACAACGGTAAAGATAAGTCCATCGTTGAAGAAACAAACCCCTCGAAAACAACGCCGGTGGTATCTCCTGTCAATTCGTTTGACTCTCGTTTGCGGATCGAGGAGGAATTAGAGCATGTGTTCAAGAAATTCGATGTAAATGGCGACGGGAAGATCTCGTCGTCGGAGCTGGGGTCGATCATGGGAAGCCTTGGTCACCGGCCGTCGGATGAGGAATTGGATCGAATGATCGTGGAGGTGGACGCCGACGGCGATGGGTTTATTGATTTGGGAGAGTTCATCGAGTTGAACACGAAGGGGATCGATTCCTCGGAGTTGTTGGAGAATCTGAAAAACGCGTTTTCGGTTTTTGATATTGATAAAAACGGGGCGATCACGGCGGATGAGTTGCAGAACGTTTTGGGTAGTTTGGGGGAGGAGTGTACCATCGGAGAGTGCCGGAAGATGATTGCCGGCGTCGACCAAGATGGGGACGGGAAGATCAGCTTTGATGAATTCAAGGTAATGATGATGATGGGATCACGATTCGGTGAGATTGAATCAATATCGAGTTGA